A single genomic interval of Salinarchaeum sp. IM2453 harbors:
- a CDS encoding ATP-NAD kinase family protein: protein MRVGIIVNPIAGMGGRVGLKGTDGKVEEARERGAIPRAPERARRALKTLREIMADVEIVAPPGELGAYPATDAGFTPTVVGNIAPEATEDPAETTSEDTRAMVRELVNHDVDIVLFVGGDGTAIDVAEVLDDAGVKTPMLGVPAGVKVYSSVFAVSPEQAGQVLANYDRVEEREINDIDEDAYREGEVRAELKAVRPVPVGEGLQSSKQIGGGTVAAIADGIVADVTPGTTYVLGPGGTLQEIKSALGIEGSPLGVDVWRADQGGGTLLVKDGSEKEILNALGETNKVIVSPIGGQGFVFGRGNHQISPAVIEESEVEIVASKDKLDEIDVLRVDLDSPAVEEKVRGWHKVRIGRVERRMMKVE from the coding sequence GGAAAGTTGAGGAAGCACGAGAACGCGGAGCCATACCACGGGCACCAGAACGAGCGCGGCGAGCACTCAAGACGCTACGTGAGATCATGGCAGATGTAGAGATTGTTGCTCCGCCAGGAGAACTAGGTGCATATCCAGCTACAGACGCTGGGTTCACGCCTACCGTTGTGGGGAACATTGCTCCAGAGGCAACAGAGGATCCAGCCGAGACAACGTCTGAAGACACACGAGCAATGGTCAGAGAACTGGTCAACCATGATGTTGACATAGTGCTGTTTGTTGGCGGAGATGGAACAGCCATTGATGTTGCTGAAGTTCTTGATGATGCTGGAGTGAAAACACCGATGCTTGGTGTACCGGCAGGAGTAAAAGTATATTCGTCAGTGTTTGCTGTCTCACCAGAACAGGCTGGACAAGTGCTCGCAAATTACGACCGCGTTGAAGAGCGAGAAATTAACGATATTGATGAAGATGCGTACCGCGAAGGAGAGGTACGAGCTGAATTAAAAGCTGTTCGACCTGTTCCGGTCGGTGAAGGTCTACAATCAAGTAAACAAATTGGTGGAGGGACGGTAGCAGCAATCGCTGATGGGATTGTAGCGGATGTCACACCAGGAACAACGTACGTACTTGGACCGGGGGGGACACTACAAGAGATCAAATCAGCACTCGGCATTGAAGGGTCGCCACTTGGTGTAGATGTCTGGAGAGCAGACCAAGGCGGTGGTACACTCCTCGTCAAAGATGGCAGTGAAAAAGAGATTCTTAACGCGCTTGGAGAGACGAATAAGGTAATCGTTTCACCGATAGGCGGACAGGGATTCGTGTTTGGTCGAGGGAATCACCAGATATCTCCAGCTGTAATTGAAGAATCAGAGGTTGAGATTGTTGCTTCAAAAGATAAACTGGACGAAATTGACGTACTCCGCGTTGACTTGGATAGCCCAGCAGTTGAAGAGAAAGTGCGAGGGTGGCATAAAGTACGGATTGGTCGTGTCGAGCGGCGTATGATGAAGGTTGAGTGA